The genomic DNA CGCGCCGCCGACCTGGAGTCGTTCCTGCGCCACGACATCGCCTTCCACGCGGCGGTGCTGCGGGCCTCCGGCAACGAGATGTTCGCTCATCTGAAGGACACCGTGGGGGCGGTGCTCACCGGCCGGACGGAGCATCACCTGATGCCGCACCAACCGCGCGAGTACGCGGTCCGATTGCACCGGGAGGTGGCCGAGGCGATCTGCGCGGGGGACGCGGACCGGGCCGAGCAGGCGATGCGCACCATCGTGGTCGGCGCGATGGACGAGCTGGACGCGACCCTGGAGCTGCCGCGCCGGGAGGGCTGACGGCGCGCGTTCCGGCGGCTCCGGCGCATGGCCCGGCGGCGGCGGGGCAGGCTGGACGGGAAGGACCGGGTCGGGGAACGGGGGTCGCGGATGTCCCGGGTACGTCGCCGACTGCCGGACGAGGTGCGGGCCGCCGCGGTGCGGGCCGGCCTGGCGGTCGCGTTCACGCTGGTCGCGGTGATCGTCGCGCTGCTGGCCTCGTACGGGCACAGCCCGCTGCTGACACCGGCGCTGATGGTGATGGCGCTCGGGGTGTTCGCCGTCGCCTGGTGCCTGCTGGACGTGGCGATCACCCGGCAGATCGCGGCGCAGCGCCGGCGCGGACCGAACACGGCCTCCCCGCTGGCGGGCGCCCGGGAGCGCGCACGGCGCCCGACGGGTCGTCGGGCGCCGCTGCGGAACTGAGGCCGGGTCAGCCGCGCGGGCCCACGGCGAAGCCGTACTGGTGGGGCCAGGTGCGCTCGGCACCGAGCTCGCGGGCGGCGTGCAGCGCCCAGTACGGGTCGCGCAGCAGCTCGCGGCCGAGCATCACGGCGTCGGCCCGACCCTCGGCGACGACCGCCTCGGCCTGGGCGGGGTCGGTGATCAGGCCGACCGCGTTGACCGGCAGGCCGCCCTCGGTGCGGATCCGCTCGGCGAACGGGGTCTGGTAGCCGGGGCCGACCTCGACCTTGGCGTGCGGCGAGTTGCCGCCGCTGGAGACGTCCACCAGGTCGATGCCGACGGCCTGGAGCTCCTTGGCCAGCAGCACGCTCTCGTCCACGGTCCAGCTGGGCTGCTCGGGCAGCCAGTCGGTGGCGGAGAGGCGGAAGAACACCGGCAGGTCGGCGGGCCAGACGGCGCGCACCGCGGCGGCCACCTCCAGCGCCAGCCGGGCCCGGCCGGCGAACGAGCCGCCGTAGCCGTCGGTGCGCTTGTTGGTGAGCGGCGAGAGGAACTGGTGGATCAGGTAGCCGTGCGCGCCGTGCACCTCGGCCACCTGGAAGCCGGCCTCGGCGGCGCGCCGGGCGGCGTCGGCGAAGGCGGCGACCACCTGGCCGATCTCCTCCACGGACAGTTCGGCCGGGGCCTGGTGGTGCTCGCTGAACGCCTCGTCGGACGGGCCGACCGGCTGCCAGGCCAGCTCGTCGTCGGCCGGGATCGGGGCGCCGCCCAGCCAGGGCCGGTCGGTGCCGGCCTTGCGCCCGGCGTGGGCGAGCTGGATCGCGGGGACGGAGCCGTGCGCGGCGATCAGCGCGGCGACCCGGGCGAGCGCCTCCTGCTGCCGGTCGTTCCACAGGCCGAGGTCCCACGGGGAGATCCGGCCCTCGGCGGCGACGGCGGTGGCCTCGGTCATCACCAGGCCGGTGCCGCCGGCGGCGCGCGAGCCCAGGTGGGCGAGGTGGAAGTCGGTGGCCACGCCGGTCTCCGGGCCCTCGGCGGCCGCGGAGTACATGCACATCGGGCTCATCCACACCCGGTTCGGGATGGTCAGCGAGCGGAGGGTGATCGGCTCGAACAGGGCACTCACGGCAACTCCTTCGGCGGCACGCCGGGTCGGTCTGACCCTCGTACGATAACCACCGTACTACGAGGCCTGTCAAACTACGAGAGTTCTCGTACTATGGGGGCGTGACCGAGGCCGCAGAGACCCACACCGCCCTCCCGGAGCCCGCCGCGGGCGAGATCCGGCTGGAGGCGGTCCTGCACGCGCTCGCGGACCCGATGCGGCTGCGGATCGTCACCGAGCTGGCCGCCGCCGAGGCGGAGCAGAACTGCCTGGCCTTCGAGCTGCCCGTCACCAAGTCGACCATGACCCACCACTTCCGGGTGCTGCGCGAGGCCGGGGTGATCCGCCAGTGCCGGCGCGGCACCTCCAAGATGAACAGCCTGCGCAGCCGGGAGCTGGCCGAGCTGTTCCCCGGCCTGCTGGACGCGGTCGTGCGAGCCGCCGCCGGGCGCCACGGCGACTGCCGGACGGCCGGCGACCGCTGAGGCGACCGGCGAGGGCCCGGCGACTGCCGCGCCTCAGTCGTCCAGCTCCTCCTCCGGGGAGTGCGGAAGGTCGATCCCGTGGCGCCGGGCGATCCTCAGCAGGCCGGTGATCCGGCCCCGGTACGCGTCCGCGCCGTCCTCGTCGCCCGCCGCCAGTGCGGACGCCAGCTCGGCGCGCGCCTGCGCGAGCTGCTCGCGGAGCTCCTGATCGAACACCTCTGCCACGCATCCAGCATGGAGGAATGCGCACGAATCATCAACCATCGGACACGGCGGTTCGCATTCCGTTCACCCCCGCGCGACGAATGGTCTATACCAATCAGGTACGGTGACCCACGAAAGCTGTCAATGAACGGCCGTGGGGGGCCCTATGACTGTCGATCACCTGCCCGCACCACCCAGCGACCAGGAGCTGTACTGGTACTTCGGTCCACAGCGCCGCTGGGTCCCGATCTGCGCCGCGCTCGCCTTCCTGGCCAGCGCACTCACCATGGTCGGATTCGCACTCCGCACCCCGCTGCTCTGGCCCTTCCTGGCCGTGCTCGGGATCAACCTCGTCGCGATGGCGCTCAGCGCCGTCAACGGACTGCGCCGCCGCCGGTTCACCCGCGAGGGCCACGAACTGCTGGCGGCCGGCTGGCGGCCCGAGACGCCGCCGTCCGTCGACCTGTACCTGCCGACCTGCGGCGAACCGCTCGCCGTGCTCGCCAACGCCTACCGGGCCGTCGACGCGCTCGACGCCCCCGGCCCGCTCACCGTCTGGATCCTCGACGACGCCGACCGCGCCGAGGTCGCCGACCTCGCCGCCCGGCACGGCTTCCGCTACGTGGTCCGGCCCGACCGCGGCCGGTACAAGAAGGCCGGCAACCTCAACCACGCGCTCACCCTGAGCGACGCCGAGTACGTCGCCATCCTGGACGCCGACTTCGCACCGCGCCCGGACTTCCTGCGCCACCTGCTGCCGTACTTCGGCGACGAGCGGATCGGCATCGTGCAGAGCCCGCAGTGCTTCGACACCGACCCGTCGATGAGCTGGGTGCAGCGCGCCGCCGGCGCCGCCCAGGAGTGGTTCTTCCGCTGGATCCAGCCCGCCCGCGACGCCAGCGACGCCGCGATCTGCTGCGGGAGCAACGCCGTCTACCGGCGCGCCGCGATCGACGCCGCCGGCGGCTTCGCCCGGCTCGACCACAGCGAGGACATGTACACCGGCCTCGCGCTGTTCCGGCACGGCTACCTGACCCGGTACGTCCCGGTCCTGGTCGCCAAGGGCACCTCCCCGGAGGACACCGCCTCCTTCGTCAACCAGCAGTACCGCTGGGCCATGGGCAACCTGCACCTGATCGGCGACCGCGAGGCCGCCCGGATGCGCCGCGGCCTGCCCTGGCGGATGCGCCTGTGCTTCGCCGAGGGCGTCATCGGCTACCTCGCCGCCGCCGTCAACGTGCTCACCGCGCCGCTGCCGCCGCTGGTGATGCTGTACTTCTTCCCCGGCCAGATCCGCGCCTGGTACGTGCTGCCGATGCTCTCGCTGCTCTGGCTGTGGCACGTCCTGCTGCCCCGGGTCAGCCGTACCCGCTGGCGGGCCGAGGTGCTGCGCGCCAACGTGCTGATGAGCATGGCCGCCGGCGCCGCGTTCTGGCACACCCTGCGCGGCCGCAGCGCCGCCTGGGTGCCCACCGGCGCCGGGCGCGGCCGCCCCGGCGGCCTGGCCCGCCGGGTGCTCGGCGCCTCCCTGCTCTGGATCGCCGGGACGCTCGCCGCGACCGCCGCCGGCGTCGCCCTGGTCACCGTGCGGCACGGCTGGTCGCACAGCTGGGGCCTCGCCCTGTACCTGCTCGTCCAGGCCCAGCTCGGCCTGCCGCTGGTCCGCGACCTCGCCCTGGAACTGCGGCCCCGCGCGCGCCGGGAGAGCACCGGCCCGGTCGGCGCGATCCTGCCGCGGCGCTGGCCCGAGGGCCTCGCCGTGACCTGCGCGCTCGCCCTGCTCGGCGTGCTCGCCTCCGGATGGGCGGCCCCGATGCTGCCGTGGCTCGGCTGAGGAACGAAGCGATGCGAAACACCCCTGCCCACTTCCGGCCCGACGTCGAGGGCCTGCGGGCCGTCGCCGTCCTGGCCGTGCTCGGCTTCCACGCCGCCGTCCCCGGCCTCGCGGGCGGATTCGTCGGCGTCGACGTCTTCTTCGTCATCTCCGGCTACCTGATCACCGGCCTGCTGCTGCGCGAGGCCCGCGCCACCGGACGGATCCGGCTCACCGAGTTCTTCGCCCGGCGGGCCCGGCGCCTGCTGCCCTCCGCCGGGCTGGTGCTGGCGGCCGTCGCGGTCGCCGGAGCCGTCCTGACCGTGCCGCTGCGCCGCGCCGACCTGGAACGGGACGTGCTGGCCGCCGCCCTGTCCGCCGCCAACTGGCGGTTCGTCGCCCAGCAGACCGACTACCTGGCGGCCGGGCGGGAGCAGAGCCCGCTGCTGCACTTCTGGTCGCTCGCGGTCGAGGAGCAGTTCTACCTCCTCTGGGCACCCCTGGTACTGCTCGCCGCCTGGCTGCTCCGGCGGCGCCTGCGGGCCGGCGTCGCCGCGCTCGCCCTGGCCGTCGGACTCGGCTCCTTCGCCCTCTCGCTGCAGTGGACCTCCGCCGCGTACCTGGCGACGCCCACCCGGGCCTGGCAGTTCGCGGTCGGCGCCCTGGTCGCGGCGGTGCCGTGGCGCGAACTGCCGCGGCTGCTCGGCGAACCGGTCGCCTGGCTCGGCGCGACCGCCCTCGGCTGGGCCGTCCTGCGGTACGACTCCGGTACGCCGTACCCGGGTTGGGCGGCACTGCTGCCCACCCTCGGGACGGCCGCGGTGATCCTCGCCGGGCCGCGCGCCTCGGTCGGCCGCCTGCTGGCCCTGCGCGCGCCGCGCGCCCTGGGCCGGCTCTCCTACCAGCTGTACCTCTGGCACTGGCCGGTCCTGGTCTTCGCCGAGGCCTGGTACGGCGGCACGCCCGGCTGGCCGGTCAAGGCGGCCCTGACCGCGGCCGCCGCCCTGCCCGCCGCCGCCGCCCTGCACTGGGTCGAGCAGCCGCTGCGCCGCAACGCGGTGGTCGCCGAACTGCCGCGCCGCGGGCTCTCCCTGGGCGTCACCGCGGTGGTCGTCCCGGTCCTGCTGGCCCTGCTGGTCGGCAGTGGCACGCTGCGCCTGCTCGGCCCCGCCACCCCGGTCGACCCGGCCGGCCTGCCGGCCGGCGCGGCGAGCGGCCCCTCGCTGCTCGCCGGCCCGGTGCCGGACCGGGCGCCGATCGTCCCCAACCCGGTGCAGGCCCGGCAGGACTTCCCGCCGGACGGCGCCTGCGAGGTCCCGCCGGAGGCCGGGACGAGCCCGCCCTGCCTGTTCGGCAGCGGCACCGACCGGGTGGTCCTGCTCGGCGACTCGCACGCCGGCCAGTGGTTCTCCGCCGTGCTCGGGATCGCCGCCGGGCGGCACTGGGCCGTGGAGGAGTTGGTGAAGCAGGGCTGCCCGCTGCCGAAGCTGACGGTGACCAACCCTCAGCTCGGCCGGGAGTACCGCGAGTGCGACACCTGGCGGGCCAACGCCCTGGAGCGGCTGAAGAAAGGCCCCAGGCCGAAGCTGATCGTGGTCGCCGCGCTCAACCGCTACACCGCCGACCGCGAGCAGCTGATGCGCGGTTGGGAGGAGACCCTCGCCCCGCTGCGCGGGATCGGCGCACCGATCGTGTACCTCCGCGACACCCCCGTCCCCGGGCGGGACGTCCCGGCGTGCGTCTCCGGGCACCAGGAGGAACCCGCCGCCTGCGAGTTCCCGCGGGCCGAGGCGCTGTGGCCGGACCCGCTCGCCGACGCGGCGGCCGCCGCCGGAGTGCGGACCGTCGACCTCACGCCGGTGCTCTGCCCCGGCAACGGGCGCAGCTGCCCCGCCGTCCGGGAGAAGGTCCTGCTCTACCGCGACGACGCGCACCTGACCAACGCCGCGGTGGTCGTCCTCGCGCCCCGGCTGGAACGGCTGCTGGCCGAGGCGGGCGTGCTCGGCTCCGCGACGGAGTGGACCACCGCCTTCCGCGACGACTTCGACGGCGCGGCCGGCAGCCGGCCGTCCGCGGACCGCTGGCAGTACGCGCTCGGCACCTGCTACCCGGGCTGCCCCGCGGCGCGGTGGGGCACCGGCGAGGTCGAGACGATGACCGACTCCACCGCCAACGTCCGCCTCGACGGCCGGGGCGCGCTGGAGATCGTGCCCACCCGGGACGCTGCCGGCACGTGGAGCTCCGGACGGCTGGAGAGCCGCCGCACCGACCTGGCCGCACCGGCCGGCGGGGCGATGCGGATCGAGGCCACCCTCGCACTGCCCGAGGTCAAGGGCGCCGCGGCGGGCGGCTACTGGCCCGCGTTCTGGACGCTCGGCGGCGCCCTGCGCGACGGCTGGACCGGCTGGCCGGGCGTCGGCGAGCTCGACGTCCTGGAGTCCGTCGGCGGACGCGGGGTGTTCGGCACCGCGCACTGCGGGACCGCGGTCGGCGGGCCCTGCCGGGAACCCGCCGGGCTCGGGTCCGGCGAGCAGGCCTGCGACGGCTGCTGGGGGGCGTTCCACACGTACGCGGTCGAGGTCGACCGGTCGACGGCGCCCGAGCAGGTGCGCTGGTACGTCGACGGCCGGGAGTACCACCGGGTCACCGCGGACCGCGTCGACCCGGCCGCGTGGGACAAGGCCGTGCACGGCGGGATGTTCCTGATCCTGGACGTCGCCGTGGGCGGCGCCCTGCCCGACGCCTACGGCACCCCGGTCACCGCCGCGACCGTGCCGGGGCACCCCATGCGGGTCGACTCCGTCGAGGTCCGCACGCGGGGATGAGCGGGTAGGGGCTCGCGGGGTGACCTCCCGGCCGAAGGCTGGGGGTGCCTCCGCGAGCCCCTGATCACATCTCGGGTCGCTTGAACATGCGGGTGGCGGTGATCTCGCCGTGGATGGCCGGACCGTCCGGGTCCTGCGGGGTGGGCAGGCCCGGCCGGAGGTGTTCCTCGACGGAGATGTACTTGAGCCCGGCCCGCAGGTCCGCGTCGTTGCGCAGGCGGATCACCAGCGGGAACTCGGCCAGCGCCGTGGTGTCGAACAGCCCGGTGGTGTAGATCAGCTGCACGCCGAGCGCGTCCGCGACCGCCCGCTGGAGCTCCAGCAGGTACGTGGCGTTGGCGCGGCCGATCGGGTTGTCCAGGAACAGCGTGCCCGCGTGCCGCAGCTGCGACTGCCCGCGGTCGTTGGCGCGCAGCGCGGCCATCGTGCAGTACAGCGCGATCGCCGCGGTGAGCAGCTGCCCGCCGGAGAAGACGTCCGACATCTGGCCGACGCTGACCCGCTCGGCGCGCAGCACTGCGTCCGGCTTGAGGATCTCGACCGAGACGCCCTTGGGCCCGATCGCCGCGGCGACGCCGCGGAGCAGCAGGGACATGCCGTCGCGTCGCAGG from Kitasatospora terrestris includes the following:
- a CDS encoding NADH:flavin oxidoreductase/NADH oxidase, which codes for MSALFEPITLRSLTIPNRVWMSPMCMYSAAAEGPETGVATDFHLAHLGSRAAGGTGLVMTEATAVAAEGRISPWDLGLWNDRQQEALARVAALIAAHGSVPAIQLAHAGRKAGTDRPWLGGAPIPADDELAWQPVGPSDEAFSEHHQAPAELSVEEIGQVVAAFADAARRAAEAGFQVAEVHGAHGYLIHQFLSPLTNKRTDGYGGSFAGRARLALEVAAAVRAVWPADLPVFFRLSATDWLPEQPSWTVDESVLLAKELQAVGIDLVDVSSGGNSPHAKVEVGPGYQTPFAERIRTEGGLPVNAVGLITDPAQAEAVVAEGRADAVMLGRELLRDPYWALHAARELGAERTWPHQYGFAVGPRG
- a CDS encoding metalloregulator ArsR/SmtB family transcription factor; this translates as MTEAAETHTALPEPAAGEIRLEAVLHALADPMRLRIVTELAAAEAEQNCLAFELPVTKSTMTHHFRVLREAGVIRQCRRGTSKMNSLRSRELAELFPGLLDAVVRAAAGRHGDCRTAGDR
- a CDS encoding cellulose synthase catalytic subunit, yielding MTVDHLPAPPSDQELYWYFGPQRRWVPICAALAFLASALTMVGFALRTPLLWPFLAVLGINLVAMALSAVNGLRRRRFTREGHELLAAGWRPETPPSVDLYLPTCGEPLAVLANAYRAVDALDAPGPLTVWILDDADRAEVADLAARHGFRYVVRPDRGRYKKAGNLNHALTLSDAEYVAILDADFAPRPDFLRHLLPYFGDERIGIVQSPQCFDTDPSMSWVQRAAGAAQEWFFRWIQPARDASDAAICCGSNAVYRRAAIDAAGGFARLDHSEDMYTGLALFRHGYLTRYVPVLVAKGTSPEDTASFVNQQYRWAMGNLHLIGDREAARMRRGLPWRMRLCFAEGVIGYLAAAVNVLTAPLPPLVMLYFFPGQIRAWYVLPMLSLLWLWHVLLPRVSRTRWRAEVLRANVLMSMAAGAAFWHTLRGRSAAWVPTGAGRGRPGGLARRVLGASLLWIAGTLAATAAGVALVTVRHGWSHSWGLALYLLVQAQLGLPLVRDLALELRPRARRESTGPVGAILPRRWPEGLAVTCALALLGVLASGWAAPMLPWLG
- a CDS encoding acyltransferase family protein yields the protein MRNTPAHFRPDVEGLRAVAVLAVLGFHAAVPGLAGGFVGVDVFFVISGYLITGLLLREARATGRIRLTEFFARRARRLLPSAGLVLAAVAVAGAVLTVPLRRADLERDVLAAALSAANWRFVAQQTDYLAAGREQSPLLHFWSLAVEEQFYLLWAPLVLLAAWLLRRRLRAGVAALALAVGLGSFALSLQWTSAAYLATPTRAWQFAVGALVAAVPWRELPRLLGEPVAWLGATALGWAVLRYDSGTPYPGWAALLPTLGTAAVILAGPRASVGRLLALRAPRALGRLSYQLYLWHWPVLVFAEAWYGGTPGWPVKAALTAAAALPAAAALHWVEQPLRRNAVVAELPRRGLSLGVTAVVVPVLLALLVGSGTLRLLGPATPVDPAGLPAGAASGPSLLAGPVPDRAPIVPNPVQARQDFPPDGACEVPPEAGTSPPCLFGSGTDRVVLLGDSHAGQWFSAVLGIAAGRHWAVEELVKQGCPLPKLTVTNPQLGREYRECDTWRANALERLKKGPRPKLIVVAALNRYTADREQLMRGWEETLAPLRGIGAPIVYLRDTPVPGRDVPACVSGHQEEPAACEFPRAEALWPDPLADAAAAAGVRTVDLTPVLCPGNGRSCPAVREKVLLYRDDAHLTNAAVVVLAPRLERLLAEAGVLGSATEWTTAFRDDFDGAAGSRPSADRWQYALGTCYPGCPAARWGTGEVETMTDSTANVRLDGRGALEIVPTRDAAGTWSSGRLESRRTDLAAPAGGAMRIEATLALPEVKGAAAGGYWPAFWTLGGALRDGWTGWPGVGELDVLESVGGRGVFGTAHCGTAVGGPCREPAGLGSGEQACDGCWGAFHTYAVEVDRSTAPEQVRWYVDGREYHRVTADRVDPAAWDKAVHGGMFLILDVAVGGALPDAYGTPVTAATVPGHPMRVDSVEVRTRG